The Candidatus Omnitrophota bacterium genome contains the following window.
TTTGGCTGATAGCCGTTTAAAATTAAATCTCTGACAGCGCGACAATACCGTGGGTATCACCTTGTGGGCGGCTGTGGTCGCAAAAATAAATTTTACATGGGCGGGAGGTTCTTCAAGCGTCTTGAGCAGGGCATTAAAAGCCTCTGTTGTCAGCATATGCACTTCGTCAATAATGTATATCTTGTATCTTCCGCTTTGCGGTGAGAATTTTACGCTCTCCTGAAGATTACGTATTTCCTCTATGCCGCGGTTTGAGGCGCCGTCTATTTCTATGACATCAACGCTCTTTGAGGCTGTTATGTCCTTGCAGGAAGGGCATTGATTGCATGGATTAGGGCTTGGGCCTTTCTGGCAGTTTAATGCCTTGGCAAATATACGGGCGGTGGTGGTTTTTCCGATACCCCTTGGCCCGCACAGGATATAGGCATGCGCTACCCTGTCCTGCTTTATGGCATTCTGAAGAGTGGTTGTGATATGCCCCTGGCCGACTATTTCATCAAAAACCTGGGGGCGCCATTTTCTGGCAATAACGATATATGACATTATAATAGCCCTAAAACCGGGTAAAAAACTTTTGCAGTATTTTATTTAAAATTATTTTTTTAAAACAACCTGCCGGCCAAACGGTCAGACCCAAACAAAAACTATGGCGGAGGGGGAGAGATTTGAACTCTCGCTAGGGTGAAAAACCCTACTACAGGTTTAGCAAACCCGCCCCTTCAGCCGCTTGGGTACCCCTCCATAGCAAAATCCTATTGCATTTGACGCTTTTTCTTAAAAAATTCGGAAATCAATAAAGAACTTTCGCGGCATTTTACGCCTCGGAAAACATCAAAAGTATGGTTAATATTTTTTGATTTTAAGATATCGCAGACAGAACCAAAGGCGCCTGTCTTTGGGTCATCCGCGCCAAAAACAAGCCTCTTGATACGGGCAAGAACTAATGCCCCGGCGCACATCTGGCAAGGTTCTATTGTAACATAGACCGATACGTCTTGCAACCATTTACTGCCTAAAAAAGACGCCGCCTGGGTAATGGCTATCATTTCAGCGTGAGCGGTGGGGTCTTTCAGGGTTTCCACCTGATTATGCGCTCGGGCGATTATCTTTGATTCGTGCGCTATAACACAACCTACGGGCACTTCGTCTTTTTCAAAGGCCTTATGCGCTTGCTTAAGCGCCTCTGACATATAAAATTCATCATTTAAATATTCAGACATAGGATAATGCTAAAGAATAATTCTAAAAAATTCCAAAATTACATGGCGCGCCTGGCAGGACTCGGCGTGCCTCCACTCACNNNNNNNNNNNNNNNNNNNNNNNNNNNNNNNNNNNNNNNNNNNNNNNNNNNNNNNNNNNNNNNNNNNNNNNNNNNNNNNNNNNNNNNNNNNNNNNNNNNNTTCGTTCGTTTCGGGTCGGCCATTCGCCCTTAAAATGCTCCTATTGTCGCATTTTATTGCAGGGCTCTATTCGAGTCCTGCAAAAACCTCAAAGCCTAAAACTACATGGCGCGCCTGGCAGGACTCGGCGCCCTACACTCACTTCGTTCGTTTCGGGTCGGCCATTCGCCCTTAAAATGCTCCTATTGTCGCATTTTATTGCAGGGCTCTATTCGAGTCCTGCAAAAACCTCAAAGCCTAAAACTACATGGCGCGCCTGGCAGGACTCGAACCTGCGACACCTAGTTCCGTAGACTAGTGCTCTAATCCGCTGAGCTACAGGCGCGCGTGATATAACTTAAATTATTGCAAATTCTTACTGCAATTTATATTTTAATCAATTATTATGCAGATGCCCGCTTTGCCCAAATAGTACCTTTTTATATAGCACTTAGTTATCTGTGATTGGGAGCTTAATATACCAAATTTAATTGGTGCTGTAAAGGGAGAAATTTCTAGAGGAAATATTTGGGGTTTGGGTAATTTTTTACTGACACGAGCAGGGCAATAGCTATCGTTGCGATTATTTATTGATTATTGATTTTTTCTTTTATTACTGATATGAAACCTACTGCTTCCGCATACATCTGGTCTGCTTCTTTCTGCGATGCGAGGCCAGTTGTATCATAACTTAATTTACTGCGTTTTTTCGCAGCACTTTCAAAGATAATAATAATGTTATGGTATTTCTTATCTAAAATCTCTTTAAGGCACTGCCAAACTATGTAATGATGGCCTGCTTTAATAGGTTTATAGCCATTTTTATAAAGAAGAGCAAGGCCTGACTCAAAGACAGCCTGGTATGAAAGGATATATTTCTGATCGCTTGAAAGGCCCTTAAGAGAGGCGTCTTTTAGGCATCGTTCTATAACCCCAAAGATAGCTGATAGCTCTTCTTTGCTGGTTTGATGCTTGACAATCTTACTTATCTTGAACCAATTCTCTAATGGCATCTTCACTCCCTTTTATAAATATCTTTGGCGCCTTTAAGACCGAAAGAATGAAATGGTGCCTTGTTTTAAACTTATCCTTAAACTCTTTTAATGGATATACGGCAGGATTTATCTCTCGCTGAAACTTATTCTCAATGCCTGATATAACAGGCTGCAACAACCTCATCGAAACGTCACCTATTATAAACATGTCTATATCGCTTTCTGCGTCTTCAGTATTTCTGGCATATGAACCGTATATAAAAGCTGCTTTTATATTATTAAAAGATTTAAAGGTATTTTTGAGGATATCTCCTAACCCTGCTGTTTTTAGTATCATAGATTTGACTTCAGGAAAAATAGCATTCTGGGTATTCATAGCATAATAGCGCTGTTTTCCGGAAACCCTGCTTTTTAATAATCCTGTTTTTTCAAGGCCTATAAGGGCCTTGCGTACTGCCTCAAAATTGGACTTTATCTCTCGCTCTATCTCCCTGGCATAGTATTCACGCTTGGGATTTAACACGAATAATGTAAGTATCTTTGCACGTGTTTTTGAACCAATGAAATTTTGGGGCATTATAAATATCCTTTTGATTTATTGACTACTATAATAAGTCATATGACTTGATTTGTCAAGTAATGTATCCTCAAAGGGACATCTTGACAAGCTGACAACAGGTATAATCAAGATAAAACCGGGGCTGGGATTTTGGCAAACAATTCAAGCCGCCGCGCAAACCGCTTTGCAAATTGATAGCAAGCTATCAGCCGGAATCTTACTTTCATTAAAGCTGTTTTGCAATTTTTCTACCTCCTGACCTATCTGTTTCTTAAGATCTTGCGCAGACAAAAGGTCTCTAATAGGTATACTTTCGCGGTCTTCGGAGCGGGCAAATTTTATAGCTAAATCGCAACATGCTGATGCCGTGTTTAAATCGCCTATACTATGCAATAGCATACCTATTTCAAACATTTTATTCGCGGACTTTAAGCAAATCCGGGTATTAACGCCATGAGGAGAATCAGAATTTAATTGTGTCATAAGGTATCTATATTCATTTAGTAATTGTTCCGCACGTTTGGCAATATCTTTCTGGTGCGCTTGTTCAGCTTTATCGCGTAATCGCAATAATCGCGCTTCACACGATTTTGAATCTTGCAACGTATCAGCATTACTTGATGCCATGGGCCTTAATGTATTACTATAAGCATAAATATTATAGGTTAAGATATCAACGCTTACGCTTTGTCCAAGGCACAAATGGATTAATATGATCAACTTAATAAATATAGTAAAAAGGCTCGGCATGTGGCTGTTCTCCTATATTTTTAATAATATTTTAAATCTTTTTAAAATCATAAATATATTATCAAACAGCTTATATCATGTCAATAAAAATAAATGTGGATTGAAAATTTTATAAAAATGGCCGTAAAACATAAAAAAGGCGCATTACAACAAAAATGCGCCTTTCTTACGTGTTTACAGGTTTAATTTAGAGTTTTACTACATTAACAGCTTGGGGGCCTTTCGGTCCCTGCTCTATATCAAATTCAACCTTCTGGCCTTCATTTAAAGATTTATACCCTTCACCCTGTATCGCTGTGTGATGGACAAATACATCTTTACCCGATTCGGGCGTAATAAATCCGTAACCTTTGCCATTATCAAACCACTTGACTGTGCCTTGTGCCATTATTACCGTACCTCCTTCTTCTAAGATTATAGTAAATAATACCTGAAATCATTACCGTGAGTTTATTGAATACCACGGCATAAAGCCGTAATTTCATATTTACTATTGGTTTTATATTATACTATTTATACGATATTGTCAATGTGAACCCGCGCGCGGACAAAGTTTTTAAAAATGCCCTACAATCCGAATAATCTCCCGCCTTGATATATTATAAAAGCCGCCATCCAGGCAAGCGCCGTAGAATACGAGATACTGAACGCTGTCCATCCCCATGAACCGGTTTCTTTTTTTATGACAGCCGCGGTGCTAAGACACGGTATATATAAAAGCACAAATACCATAAGGGCATAGGCAATTAACGGCGTAAAAACCGGCCTGCCGTCAGGATAGCTGTCTTTTTTCAGCGCCTCTTTAAGGCTGTGAATATCGGTGCCGCTGTTTTCGCCTACACCGTATAAAACTCCGAGTGTACCCACAACTATCTCTTTGGCGACAACACCCGATACAAGAGCTGTGCCAATCTTCCAGTCAAAACCCAATGGCCTGACAATAGGCTCAATCGCTTTTCCTGTCATGCCTATGAAACTCTTCGTCAGATCCGATTTTGAACTTAGGGGGAAAACGCTCAATGTCCATACTATGAGACAGCCTAACATTATCACAGTGCCCGCCTTTTTAATATATAACCAACCCCTTTCCCACATATGTATCAACAGCCCCTTTAATGTCGGCACACGATAGGGCGGCAATTCCATCACGAACGGGGCTGATTCTCCGGTAAAAATAAATTTTCTGAAAACCTTGGCCATAATGACTGCCGTTAAAAAACCAAGAAGATAGAGAGAAAATAATACATTGCCCGATACCTCATTACTGAAAAAAGCCCCTATCAACAGCGTGTAAACCGGAAGCCTCGCCCCGCAGCTCATAAAAGGATTTACCAGTATAGTGGTAAGCCTGTCCTTTTTTGATTCAATAACCCGCGTTGCCATAATGGCGGGGACATTACAGCCGAAACCCAGAAGCATTGGTATAAAGCTTCTGCCGTGCAGGCCTATCTTATGCATGAATTTATCAACGATAAAAGCTATCCTTGCCATGTAACCGGAATCTTCAAGCAAGGACATAAAGAAAAATAATAAAAATATTACCGGCACAAACACAAGCACACTGCCAACCCCGCTGATTACGCCGTTTATGATGAAATCGCGCGCCAGATTTTCAACAGGCAAAAGGGCGGCCGCAAGGCCTCCTGCCGCCGCCTGCACTGATTCTATCCAGCGCATCGGCGCCTCGCTTAATCTAAATATCGCCTTAAACATAAGCCACATAACAGCTAAAAATATCGGTATGCCAAAAATCCTGTTAGCCACTATCTGATCTATATTGTCTGATATCCTTAAATTGGACTCTCTCTTGCGGGTTATAGCCTCGCGCAATACACCGTTGATAAACCCGTATCTCTTATCCGCGAACAAGGATTCAGCCTCGTCGGCAAATATGCCTTTTATGCGCGCGCGGGCCGCTTCAACTTGTTTTATTATCTCATCCCCTGACGGCTGATTTTTAATAAGGCCTAAGATATATTTGTCATCCTCCAAAAGCTTTAGCGCTGTCCAGCGTTTAGGGTAATTTATAGCCGCGCGGTTGAAAGAATCCAAGAGATTTATTATCTTTGACGCCTCTTCCTCTATCTCGTTACCGTAATTGACTGAAATGATCTTTCTGTTTTGCCCGGACTCATATGCCTTAACGGCGGCCTCCAAAAGCTCTTTGGTGCCTTTGTTCTTATTGCCCACGGTATAAACAATATCAGCTCCTAAAAGGACGGAAAGCATTTTGTCATCGGCTAAAAAACCCGTGCTCTCAAACATGTCGCTCATATTAAACGCTATAACCATAGGAATGCCGAATTCCATAAGCTGTGTTGTCAGGTAGAGGTTTCTCTCAAGGTTGGAGGCATCTACGATATTAATGATAATATCAGGGCTTTCGTTAATAATAAAATTACGCGCCACAATTTCATCAAGTGAATACGCGGTAAGGCTGTAAGTGCCGGGCAGATCGGTAATATTTATGGCATAATCACCGTAACAGGCAAGGCCTTCTTTTTTCTCAACAGTAACGCCCGGATAATTGCCCACATGCTGTCTTGCCCCTGTAAGATTATTAAAAACCGATGTCTTTCCGGAATTAGGATTTCCGGCTAATGCAACCTTTATCGTTTTTCTGTTTACACATTCTTGAACTATTATCCTGTCTGCCATGCCTTTACCTATGGCTACCTTGGCTCCTTTTATAATAAGTATGACCTGGCCGTCACCCGGCGCGTCAACACGCTTTATCTTTTCGCCGGGTAAAAGGCCCATTTCCGTAAGTTTCCTCTCCATGCCCAGCCCGCCTTCTACTCTGCAAAGCAAAAGCTCGGAATACGGGCGCGCGTCTGACAATCTTATCCTGCTCATGCCAACCTCTTTACTATAATATAAGACGCCTCTGATTTTCTTAAGGAAAGATGATACCCTTTGATCTTCACGTCTATAGGATCGCCTAAAGGCGCGCGCCGGACCATCTGAATTGTAGAGCCCGGCACAACACCCATATCAAGCAGTCTCTTGCGCAAGTATCCTCTGCCTTCTATTTTTACAATAGAGGCCTTTTGCCCCGGAGATAGATGCGCTGCTGTGCTAATGATTTCTTCCGGCATATTATAAACTCATAATGTTTTTATATCCAAGCGCCATTTCTGTCATTCCGAGCGAAGCTATTGTCATTCCGAGCGAAGCGAGGAATCTAATACTGACTTCACTCCCAGATCCTTCGCTAACAACTCTGCCCCCGCCTCCTGCCGCTCTGGATGACAGGCGGGCACTCCCGTTGAGCACGCAGGGTGTCTCAAAATAGGACGTCTGCAATGCCAATACTCCGCGTCCGCAATACTCATAGGTTACAGATATTGGATGGATTATTTACCGATAATGGTAAAACTGGATGAACTGCGCCTGCTTTTGCCCGAACGGTATTTCTGCCTTAAAGACCATGTATATACCTGGCCGGGTTTAAACACACTGCTGTCAACAGCCAATTGATGTTCATTAGGCGCAACATTTTTTTGCAATAATAAACCATCTTCTGTCAATTTATACCCCTGATATAACCTGAAATCATAAAATTTTCTTCGCGAGATATCTCCCTGGTGCGGGCTCCATCTGAATACCAACTCTTTCTTACCCGATATATCAACACGATCAATTACAGGCTCCAGCAATACCGGCTGGGGTATATTATCGGTAAACCCGTCTCTATTAAAAACATACGCGTAGGACGGGCTCGCGGTTAAAATAAAAATGAAGGCCAATAATAAGGCTATAGTATTTTTTGCCATAAAAAGATTGCGTTTAAACCTCTCTAAGATAACCCCATGTATGCAGTTTATCGGAATCCTCAAACCACCTGTCGCCTATGTCCGTCCTGTAATACATATTGGGTATTATTATATTTTTTACCCTGTTATACACCTGGGCCTGGGCCTGTTTCATGGTCTGTCCGGCGCCGACGGCAACAAGTACAACTCCCGATGTGCCGGCCACAAGCCATTGCCCGTCTACGTTTTTCACGTCCTCAATATGTATGCCGTCGTAATTGGGTTTTTTAAAAAGTATAGTGGCGTTATTTGAATACCTTTCAAATGTATCCTCATCATTAAACGGGTAAGGCGGCACCACTATCCTGACGCCTATCTGAAAACCCTTCTTGACCTTGAATTCTTTTATCGCGCCTGAAGCCAGGCCAAAAAGAAAATCCGCCATAGGCATATTGATACCTTCCTGCTGGATAAAAATGGTAGGATACCCGAAACGGGCGGTAAACTCAAGCGGGTATATGCCGTTTGAGTTGACAATGCAGTTTATATCAATATAGCCGACATAATTTTCCCGGCAAAGCCTCTCTTGCAGTTTTAAAAGCGTCTGATTGAATATCCTGTTTGGCCCTCCCCAATACATCGCCGTTCCCATCTCTCCGGTAGAAGGCCCTATCTGCCCCGGAAAAAGTTTTTTATGCTCAAAATTTATGTTAATGGGGTATACGAATTCTTTTCCGTTAAAAAAAGCGCCTACGGCTACTTCAACGCCGGTGACCCTCTTCTGTATCTGGAATACCTGAATATTATCGGATGCCACCTTCTTATACGCCTCTAATACCTCAACAACGTCCCTGCCGTCTTCCTCCTCGCCGACAAAAAGCATTCTTTTTATGTTCTGGGCCTCGCCGCTGGGTTTTATAACATATTTGCCCGGCTTTTCCTTAACATATTTGATAGCATCATCAAAATTATGGAATTCTTTATAAGGAAGTATATTTATCCCGGCCTTTTTTAATTCTTCCTGGCCGAAACTCCTGTCATCCTCAAGCATATCCGAATATTCACTGCCTCCGACGACAAGCTTGCCTGTGCCGCGCAGTTTTTGCGCATGCCTGCCGTGGCCGAGCACATCATCAAAGATAACTATGTCCGCCCAGTCAACGTTTTCCTGCCAATTATCAACCTTGGGCACAAAACCGTCGGCTATATCCTGGTTTTCCTCATCCTGTATATAATACCGCGCCTGGTGGCCTTCCTTGATAACCTGCCAGGCTATATCGCCTATGTAACCGTCATATGAAACAAAAAGGAAATTCTTTTTTTCCATTTTAAGCTTTCAAAAACATGCCAGCTTATGCCCTTTGCTCTTTTCCCGGAGCATGAAAATTCCGCTTCTTGGCAAACCTGCCGTCGTAAAAGCGGCGGGGCTTTTTTTTATTAAAATATTTTGGCGCGGGTTTATGAGAAAAACCGGCAGGCTTTGACGCCGGCCCTGCATTAATAAAAACCTCTTTCGGGAAATCAGGGTGGCCTGAAACAGGCAATGTGGTTTTTATGATCTTCTCAATACTGCGCACGGCAGAGCTTTGCTCGGGCGTGGCAAACGATATGGCATGCCCTTCATGCCCGGCGCGGCCTGTCCTGCCTATACGGTGGACATAGTTTTCAGCATCATCGGGTATATCATAATTGATAACAAGCTCTATACCCATCACATCTATGCCCCTTGCCGCTATATCG
Protein-coding sequences here:
- the tadA gene encoding tRNA adenosine(34) deaminase TadA, whose protein sequence is MSEYLNDEFYMSEALKQAHKAFEKDEVPVGCVIAHESKIIARAHNQVETLKDPTAHAEMIAITQAASFLGSKWLQDVSVYVTIEPCQMCAGALVLARIKRLVFGADDPKTGAFGSVCDILKSKNINHTFDVFRGVKCRESSLLISEFFKKKRQMQ
- a CDS encoding nucleotidyltransferase domain-containing protein, with amino-acid sequence MPQNFIGSKTRAKILTLFVLNPKREYYAREIEREIKSNFEAVRKALIGLEKTGLLKSRVSGKQRYYAMNTQNAIFPEVKSMILKTAGLGDILKNTFKSFNNIKAAFIYGSYARNTEDAESDIDMFIIGDVSMRLLQPVISGIENKFQREINPAVYPLKEFKDKFKTRHHFILSVLKAPKIFIKGSEDAIRELVQDK
- a CDS encoding cold-shock protein, translating into MAQGTVKWFDNGKGYGFITPESGKDVFVHHTAIQGEGYKSLNEGQKVEFDIEQGPKGPQAVNVVKL
- the feoB gene encoding ferrous iron transport protein B — translated: MSRIRLSDARPYSELLLCRVEGGLGMERKLTEMGLLPGEKIKRVDAPGDGQVILIIKGAKVAIGKGMADRIIVQECVNRKTIKVALAGNPNSGKTSVFNNLTGARQHVGNYPGVTVEKKEGLACYGDYAINITDLPGTYSLTAYSLDEIVARNFIINESPDIIINIVDASNLERNLYLTTQLMEFGIPMVIAFNMSDMFESTGFLADDKMLSVLLGADIVYTVGNKNKGTKELLEAAVKAYESGQNRKIISVNYGNEIEEEASKIINLLDSFNRAAINYPKRWTALKLLEDDKYILGLIKNQPSGDEIIKQVEAARARIKGIFADEAESLFADKRYGFINGVLREAITRKRESNLRISDNIDQIVANRIFGIPIFLAVMWLMFKAIFRLSEAPMRWIESVQAAAGGLAAALLPVENLARDFIINGVISGVGSVLVFVPVIFLLFFFMSLLEDSGYMARIAFIVDKFMHKIGLHGRSFIPMLLGFGCNVPAIMATRVIESKKDRLTTILVNPFMSCGARLPVYTLLIGAFFSNEVSGNVLFSLYLLGFLTAVIMAKVFRKFIFTGESAPFVMELPPYRVPTLKGLLIHMWERGWLYIKKAGTVIMLGCLIVWTLSVFPLSSKSDLTKSFIGMTGKAIEPIVRPLGFDWKIGTALVSGVVAKEIVVGTLGVLYGVGENSGTDIHSLKEALKKDSYPDGRPVFTPLIAYALMVFVLLYIPCLSTAAVIKKETGSWGWTAFSISYSTALAWMAAFIIYQGGRLFGL
- a CDS encoding ferrous iron transport protein A — protein: MPEEIISTAAHLSPGQKASIVKIEGRGYLRKRLLDMGVVPGSTIQMVRRAPLGDPIDVKIKGYHLSLRKSEASYIIVKRLA
- a CDS encoding phosphoribosylglycinamide synthetase C domain-containing protein, which gives rise to MEKKNFLFVSYDGYIGDIAWQVIKEGHQARYYIQDEENQDIADGFVPKVDNWQENVDWADIVIFDDVLGHGRHAQKLRGTGKLVVGGSEYSDMLEDDRSFGQEELKKAGINILPYKEFHNFDDAIKYVKEKPGKYVIKPSGEAQNIKRMLFVGEEEDGRDVVEVLEAYKKVASDNIQVFQIQKRVTGVEVAVGAFFNGKEFVYPININFEHKKLFPGQIGPSTGEMGTAMYWGGPNRIFNQTLLKLQERLCRENYVGYIDINCIVNSNGIYPLEFTARFGYPTIFIQQEGINMPMADFLFGLASGAIKEFKVKKGFQIGVRIVVPPYPFNDEDTFERYSNNATILFKKPNYDGIHIEDVKNVDGQWLVAGTSGVVLVAVGAGQTMKQAQAQVYNRVKNIIIPNMYYRTDIGDRWFEDSDKLHTWGYLREV